TGCGGTTGGGATTAAAGGCGATCGCTGTTATTCCGTCTGCGTGTCCAAGCAGGGTTCGCAGCAATTTGCTTTCTTTGAGATTCCATACATAGATCCGACCTTGTTCATCAGCGCTAGCTAAGAGAGTGCTATCGCTATTAAAGGCGACGCTATTCACAAAGCGTTTATGCCCCTCAAAGAACCTGATCAGTTTGTTTGTTGTTGAATCCCATACAGCCACATTGGGATCTTCCCCGGCACTAGCTATAAACTTACCATCTGGGCTAACAGCAATTGCCCTCGGCGGATTCTCAGATGCTTGGAGGATAGCTTCTTGTTTGCCACTAGCCATGTTCCATCGCCGCACTTTGGTATCTGTGCTGACGCTAGTTAGCTTGCCATCTGGGGTGTAAGCAATTCCAGCGATCGCAGTATCTGTGTCGGTCTTGATAGTTCGAGCTACCTTTCCACTCTTAACATCTATCAAGGCGATTTGCCCTTTTTCTGTACCGCTAGCTAAGGTATCTCCCTTGGGGCTAAAAGTGACCGCAGTGACTTTAGTAGAAGTTTTTGAAGTCACCTGAGCTGGCGTATATCCTTCTACTTGACTCAAGAAGAATATTACTAATATCGTGCAGCAAAATAAAGCTAGGTATCTAAAACTTCGATTCATTGCTTCATAATCCTTGGTTCGTGATCAGTAAACTCATGATTTTTACAAAGCAGCCTTCTATGTATGCCTAGATAAACACCTTTATAATCAGTTATTCCGCAGGTTATCTCAGAAAATTTGGCATTTTTATCAATCATGTAAAATCACTTTTTTAGGCATTTAAATATGACAAAAACTACCAAATTCTTACCATAATTTGGTTAAAAAATTTGTCAGAAATCGGGATTTGAAATAATTAAAAAATCAGACAAAAATTTAATAAATCAGTGTTCAAGTTCTACTACCAGAACTGATAAATTCTGACTTATGGTTTAAGTGCCATATAATCTACATTCTTGTTCATCTTTAATTTTTGAAATACACGTAATAGTAGCGTAGCAAAACTAAAGTAGTGCATTAGATTGAAACAAAAAACTGAAGATTAACGCTGAAAAAATGATTTTTCTATTTCACCATTTTAGGTTTGCCACGCTAGGATGGTGCGTTAACCAGAGACATAACGCACCATCCGATAATTTTGGTGCATTACTATATATACTTAGATTTTTTCAGAAATAAAATCAGATTCCTATACCTGATTTCTGAAATAGTGTCTATATAAAACTACAAATGCACAAAACCTGATTCCAGATTGATATTAAAAATATTTAGTAAATTTACGATAGTAGCTAAAATTCAGGAAATCTAAACTCTTTGACTAAATATTTGCAATATCCTTACCCAACCTTGATACAGCATTAAATATTCAGGATTTGATTTATTGATATAAAAAGAGAAATAAAGCAAAATTCAGAAGTCAAACAGGCTTTATGCTTAGCTTTGAGATTGAGATTAGCTTTTGTATTGGCTCAGTTAATACTTTTATTCCCATGACACGCATGAATCTATACATTAGGCTGATTATTGCATGGCTGACTGATTTAAATTCTTTCAAAGGCTCATATAAAAACTCATGCAAAAACTCATAGCCATAACTAGCCGAAAGTCTCAAAATCATGATTTCAACACCTCCAGAACCTGCAAAATCTCCCTCACTGCCGCCTTCTCCCGCCCTATCTCCTGAACTCGCTTCAGCAGCCGCTTGGGAATGTACTTCGATGACTTCACAAGGCGATAGCCGTACTCCTTCCCTACGGGACGCTATCGCGAACGGAGAAGCAAGCTACGCGCTAGCGTCTCCAAATGATAGTACGCCTGTGGGTAATCTGTGTCATTCCTAGTAATCGTTCGCCAGTGGATGCTCCCGCTGCCCTCACCCTTGTAGCGTCATATTTTACTAGGGGATATTTCGTTACTAGTAGTCTGCCAAGGGAAATTTGCTAAGTTAAATCTGGATATAAACGTTGCATTTTTTTACGTGCATCCTTGGTTTTAAAGCTCCAATGGACACTTGTTTGTTGTTGATTACGCTGTGACTCCCAAGCAGCAATTTCAGAAGTTAATGTTTCTATATTAGGAATACGTCGTTCTAAACATTGACGTGATAAAACGGATAATTCAATTTCCACTTGATTCAACCCTTCGGGTTCGCCAGTTGCTTCAAGTCGGGGAACCCGCCCAACGCACTGGCTCACCAAGAAGCGTGTTTAGGAGTATAATGAAACTCTAATTTTTGGATAATTCTACGTGCTTCTTGTGGCGTGAAAGCCTCATATAATGTACTTGGAGTATGAATATTTAGATTATCAACTACTAAACGAATTACCTCAGCATCGCGGTAATGGACATCTACCAGTTCTTTCAATTGTTTAGCAAAGTCAACCTTGGTACGACGTTGTGTAACTTCAATATGCCTCCATCCAGCTAAAGGTTCAAAAAGGGCAAATAAATTGACTACCCCATTACGTTTATATTCATAATCATAACGTTCAGGCTGATCCGGTTCTGGTGGCAAAGGTTTTTTAACTTCTTCTACTAATTGATATGGGCGTTCATCCAAACAGAGTACAGGTTTTTTCGGATTGTATGGCTCATTATATAAATCCAATACATCTTCCATTCGGCACACAAATTCTGCGTTTACTTCGGGAATACACCACTGTTCTTTCAACCACGGTTTAATTTCATTTTTTTTAGAGTCTGGCGTACTGTTTCGTCGGAAATTGAATCTATGATACCAACGTTCACTAAATGATCTGCTAATAATTGCATTGTCCAACGTACTCTCCCTTCTGGTGGGTTAGAGCAAGCAGTTGCTATCAAAAATGCTTCTTGCTTTTCATCTAATTTTTTCGGTTTTGGGGGATATTTTTCATCCTCTAATGCAAAATTCAACCCACCAATGACAAATTTTTCTCTTATCCTTTGTACTGTGGCTGAATGAACTCTAACTCTGTCTGCGATCGCTGAGTCTGTTTCATCTTCAGCAGCCATCAAAAGAATGTTTGCACGGGTTATAGTTCTTGCCTTGTGCTTACCTTTTTTAATAATTGATTGCAGTTGAAAAACTTCATCTTCACTCAAGTCAACAATGTACTTTTTCGCCATGTTATACCTCGTTTTTGACTAGTTTATCAAAACGAAGTATTACTTAGCAAACTTCCCTTGGCATACTACTAGGGCTAATCTCTGGTAATTGCCCTTTACTAGGGTTTATCTGTTTATCCCCTAGTAATTTTCAGAAGAGCATCTGCTGTAGTCAAACGGTCAATCTACAGTTTGAGTGTTAAACCTGCATTACAATTTTCTCCAAATCATTGCTTCATACTAAAGTTTCATTATCAAAACTTATGATTGGGCGAATGGCTTCTAGTAGGTACTGCTCACTAATCAAGAGCATCATGAGATTGCTTCGATTGATGAATGGGTTGTTTATTACAGTTGCTGGATCAGCCTCAACGTTTGCGCTTCTTCGAGACTGCGACAATGCGATCAATTTCTAATTAGGGTGTCCAGCCCTGCTGTATGCTTTTCTTGGTTTGCTTCAGGCGATCGCGATAAGAACTGCAAAACTCGTCGGTTGAATTTTTCTGGATTCTCGATGAACATGAAATGTCCGCCGCCTTCAGCCGCTTCAAAAATTTCCAACTCAGAGTGAGGGATGCTTTGATTGATCCAGACTTGCGATGTCCACGGGATTATACTTTTTCTTCCAGTAATAATCAGAGTTGGCTTGCGAATCCTCACAATCTGATCGCGCCAGTCCATGTGAGCATGGTTATATAGCAGCATCGCAGCGATCGCTCGTGGCAAGCGTTGATTGCACTCAACAATCCACTCAAACTGTTCTTTTGACATCGCTGGAGTCACCATTGAAGTCAGGAGATTTCGAGTCACTTCAAGAGCGTTGCCGTTCTCTAGAGCGTGTACTGCTGTATTGAGTTGTTCGGCAGTCAACACTGCCCCAGACTCTGCTATTTCTTGAGCATCCCAATGCGATCGCGAGATGACCAGTGGAGATTGATCAACCAACACTAATCGATCAATCTCATTTAATCCAAACAGATCGAGATAGCTCCAGATCAGGGAACATTTCATTGAGTGACCTAATAGGTGTGGCTTTTCGAGTTGTAGAGTACTAATCAATTCCTGAATATCTTTGGACAAGCGAGAGACTCGATAACCGAACGATACTTTTTCTGACTCACCGTGTCCTCTCAAATCGACCGCGATCACGTGATAGTGTTCGGCAAAAACGGGAATTTGATATTTGAATTGTTCAGCTGATTGCGACCAACCGTGAAGCATCACGATCGGTTTTCCTTGACCTATGCTGATGTAGCTCAATGCAGCACCGTCAGACGTTCTGAATATTTTTCTTTGCATATTGTCCTTTGTGATGTCTTCAACGCACTGACTACCGTTTGGCAATTACGTATTCCAATCACTTCTATGTGCTAGATCAAGATCGTTAAGAAACGAGATATTTTTCTCAATGGGATCGCGCTTAATATGCAGATGATTAGGGGGAAAATCAGGATCAGTATAGCCAACGGCTAAACCACATAAAATCGATAGTTCCGGTGAGATATTCAACTCACTGCGGATGACTTCGGGATAAGCTGCTAGCGAAACCTGAGCACAAGTGCCAAGTCCACGAGCAGTCAGACTCAGCATCAGCGTTTGTAAATAGATCCCTACACTTAAAGCATCCGCATCGCCCAGTTCTCGGTGCATACAGACGATACCGACCACTGGTGCATCAAAAAACTCGTAATTACGCAGAACGGCTCGTTCTCGACTCACTTTATCTTCACGAGCAATCCCCATTGCTCCATAGATTTGTGCGCCCAGTTCCTGGCGGTAATGCTGGAATACCTCCGGCAGTTGAACGATTTTGGGTAACTGAGAATCGTCAAAATTCTGAGCTTGCTTTAGCAAAGACGTTTTCAAGCGATCGCGGCGCGTACCTTCAGCAAATACTACCCGCCACGGCTGGGTATTGGAATTTGACGGCGCGAGTTGTGCTAGAGCAAGAGCTTCATTGAGTAAAATTCGTGGCACGGGTTTGGATAAGAATTTTCGGGTTGAGTGCCGATCTTTGATAGTTTGGTCGAGATCGAACATGATTAATAAACTTTTATGAGAAAGAGTACTTAAGCTCTGAATCCGCCGTTGACAGTCTGCAAGACCTATGCGGGCTAACGTCAATCAATAACCATCGACTTCGACAACAGCTTTGACGAAGGACTGCGGGGCTTCTTGAGGCAGATTGTGACCGATGCCCTTGATAATTCGGTGCAAGCGTTTACCAGAGAATTTCTTAGCATAGGATGTTCCATCTGAGGCTGGCGCAACACCATCGGAATCACCATCAAGGGTAATCGTGGGTACAGCG
This region of Nostoc sp. UHCC 0302 genomic DNA includes:
- a CDS encoding alpha/beta hydrolase, with the translated sequence MQRKIFRTSDGAALSYISIGQGKPIVMLHGWSQSAEQFKYQIPVFAEHYHVIAVDLRGHGESEKVSFGYRVSRLSKDIQELISTLQLEKPHLLGHSMKCSLIWSYLDLFGLNEIDRLVLVDQSPLVISRSHWDAQEIAESGAVLTAEQLNTAVHALENGNALEVTRNLLTSMVTPAMSKEQFEWIVECNQRLPRAIAAMLLYNHAHMDWRDQIVRIRKPTLIITGRKSIIPWTSQVWINQSIPHSELEIFEAAEGGGHFMFIENPEKFNRRVLQFLSRSPEANQEKHTAGLDTLIRN
- a CDS encoding nitroreductase codes for the protein MFDLDQTIKDRHSTRKFLSKPVPRILLNEALALAQLAPSNSNTQPWRVVFAEGTRRDRLKTSLLKQAQNFDDSQLPKIVQLPEVFQHYRQELGAQIYGAMGIAREDKVSRERAVLRNYEFFDAPVVGIVCMHRELGDADALSVGIYLQTLMLSLTARGLGTCAQVSLAAYPEVIRSELNISPELSILCGLAVGYTDPDFPPNHLHIKRDPIEKNISFLNDLDLAHRSDWNT